A genomic stretch from Pseudomonas alkylphenolica includes:
- a CDS encoding FdhF/YdeP family oxidoreductase: protein MSQDEHIKNYNAPAAGWGALKSVTKSWLGSENAFKNLRVMLKTNQNGGFDCPGCAWGESPDDGMVKFCENGAKAVNWESTGRAVDPTFFSRYSVSALAGQSDYWLEYQGRLTHPMRYDAATDHYVETSWEEAFTLVAQHLNGLDSPDQAEFYTSGRASNEAAFLYQLFVRAFGTNNFPDCSNMCHEASGVGMGETLGVGKGTVVFHDLEEADAIFVIGQNPGTNHPRMLEPLREAVKRGAQVVCFNPLKERGLERFQHPQHPFEMLSNGSEPTNTAYFRPALGGDMAVMRGIAKFLLKWEREAQANGEPAVFDHAFIAEHTSGVDAYLAQVDATSWAHIVEQSGLSLAELELAARMYRRAERVVMCWAMGVTQHRHSVPTVQEIINLQLLRGNVGKPGAGLSPVRGHSNVQGDRTMGIDEQPPARLLDALEQRFRFQVPRAHGHNAVLAIQAMEEKRAKVFIALGGNFAQATPDTPRTHDALRNCELTVHIATKLNRSHLVTGRDALILPCLGRTEIDVQAEGPQGVTVEDTFSMVHISYGQLKPSSPLQRSEPSIIAGIAKATLGDRPIDWEWAVADYSRIRDLIADTIPGFEDFNARLQHPGGFHLGNPAAERQWNTASGKAQFTPSLLPEQLINEAVLARGDKPDLVLQTLRSHDQYNTTLYGLDDRYRGVFGLREVIFANEQDIRRLGFKPNEKVDLVSLWEDDRERRVSGFTLVAYDIPCGQAAAYYPETNPLVPLESYGDRTFTPTSKFIAIKLEKARDNNRIASANL from the coding sequence ATGAGTCAAGACGAACACATCAAAAATTATAATGCCCCGGCAGCCGGTTGGGGCGCGCTGAAAAGCGTTACCAAGAGCTGGCTGGGCAGTGAGAATGCTTTCAAGAACCTGCGGGTGATGCTCAAGACCAACCAGAACGGCGGCTTCGATTGCCCGGGTTGTGCCTGGGGCGAGTCGCCTGACGATGGCATGGTCAAGTTCTGTGAGAACGGTGCCAAGGCGGTCAACTGGGAGTCCACCGGTCGCGCTGTCGACCCGACGTTCTTCTCGCGCTACAGCGTCAGCGCGCTCGCCGGGCAGAGCGACTACTGGCTCGAATACCAGGGCCGCCTGACACACCCGATGCGCTATGACGCGGCCACCGATCATTACGTCGAAACCTCGTGGGAGGAGGCCTTTACCCTGGTCGCGCAACACCTCAACGGCCTCGACTCGCCCGACCAGGCCGAGTTCTACACCTCCGGTCGCGCCAGTAACGAGGCGGCGTTCCTCTACCAGCTGTTCGTACGGGCCTTCGGCACCAATAACTTCCCCGACTGCTCGAACATGTGCCACGAGGCCAGCGGCGTAGGGATGGGCGAAACCCTCGGGGTAGGCAAGGGCACTGTGGTGTTCCACGACCTGGAGGAGGCGGACGCGATTTTCGTCATCGGCCAGAACCCCGGCACCAACCACCCGCGCATGCTCGAACCGCTGCGCGAAGCGGTCAAACGTGGCGCCCAGGTGGTCTGCTTCAACCCGCTCAAGGAGCGCGGCCTGGAACGTTTTCAGCATCCGCAGCATCCTTTCGAAATGCTCAGCAATGGCTCCGAGCCGACCAACACCGCGTACTTTCGGCCTGCCTTGGGCGGCGACATGGCGGTAATGCGCGGTATCGCCAAGTTCCTGCTCAAGTGGGAGCGTGAGGCCCAGGCCAATGGCGAACCGGCGGTGTTCGACCATGCCTTTATCGCCGAGCATACCTCGGGCGTGGATGCCTACCTGGCGCAGGTCGATGCCACCAGCTGGGCGCATATTGTCGAGCAATCCGGCTTGAGCCTGGCCGAGCTGGAACTGGCGGCGCGCATGTACCGGCGTGCCGAGCGGGTGGTGATGTGCTGGGCGATGGGCGTTACCCAGCACCGCCATTCGGTGCCCACCGTGCAGGAAATCATCAACCTGCAACTGCTGCGCGGCAACGTCGGCAAACCGGGGGCCGGGCTGTCGCCGGTGCGCGGTCACAGCAACGTACAGGGAGACCGCACCATGGGCATCGACGAGCAACCGCCCGCGCGGCTGCTTGATGCCCTGGAGCAGCGTTTTCGCTTTCAGGTGCCACGCGCGCATGGCCATAACGCGGTGCTGGCGATCCAGGCGATGGAGGAAAAACGTGCCAAGGTGTTCATCGCCCTGGGCGGCAACTTCGCTCAGGCTACGCCGGATACGCCGCGCACTCACGACGCCTTGCGCAACTGCGAGCTGACCGTGCACATCGCCACCAAGCTCAATCGATCGCACCTGGTCACCGGTCGTGATGCGTTGATCCTGCCGTGCCTTGGGCGCACCGAAATCGATGTGCAGGCTGAAGGCCCGCAGGGCGTTACCGTGGAAGACACCTTCAGCATGGTGCATATCTCCTACGGCCAGCTCAAACCGAGCTCGCCGCTGCAACGTTCGGAGCCATCGATCATTGCCGGTATTGCCAAGGCCACCTTGGGCGACCGGCCGATCGATTGGGAATGGGCCGTGGCCGACTACAGCCGTATTCGTGACCTGATCGCCGACACCATTCCAGGCTTCGAAGATTTCAACGCCCGATTGCAGCATCCCGGTGGCTTCCATCTGGGTAACCCCGCCGCCGAACGGCAGTGGAACACCGCCTCTGGCAAGGCCCAGTTCACCCCGAGCCTGTTGCCGGAGCAGTTGATCAATGAGGCGGTGCTGGCGCGTGGCGACAAGCCTGATCTGGTGCTGCAGACCCTGCGCTCCCATGACCAGTACAACACCACCTTGTATGGCCTGGATGACCGTTATCGCGGCGTGTTTGGCCTGCGTGAAGTGATCTTTGCCAATGAGCAGGACATTCGCCGCCTGGGCTTCAAACCCAACGAGAAGGTCGACCTGGTGTCGCTCTGGGAGGATGACCGCGAGCGCCGTGTAAGCGGCTTTACCCTGGTGGCCTACGACATTCCCTGCGGCCAGGCCGCAGCGTACTACCCGGAGACCAATCCACTGGTGCCGCTGGAAAGCTACGGCGACCGCACATTCACGCCAACCTCGAAGTTCATCGCCATCAAGCTTGAGAAGGCGCGGGACAACAA
- the moaA gene encoding GTP 3',8-cyclase MoaA: protein MKLKEVIATVNANDTTLVDGFNRKIDYLRMSVTDRCDFRCVYCMAEDMQFLPRQRILTLEELYQVAERFVAMGTRKIRLTGGEPLVRSGIVELCTRVAALPGLRELCMTSNGSQLGRLAKPLFDAGLSRLNISLDSLDPQRFKALTRTGDLHQVIAGIDAAHTAGFRRTKLNCVVLKGRNDGEINDLVRFAIDRELDISFIEEMPLGVISEHQRSESYCSSDEVRARIAEQFTLIESAESTQGPSRYWRLAEAPQIRIGFISPHSHNFCGSCNRVRLTVEGRLLLCLGNEHASDLKQVLRAHPGDSARLDKAIRDAMTLKPYRHHFDINGDVQILRFMNMTGG, encoded by the coding sequence ATGAAATTAAAAGAGGTAATCGCAACCGTGAATGCAAACGACACTACATTGGTCGATGGCTTCAATAGAAAGATTGATTACCTGAGGATGTCGGTGACCGATCGTTGCGATTTCCGTTGCGTCTACTGCATGGCTGAAGACATGCAGTTCCTGCCGCGCCAACGCATTCTGACCCTTGAAGAGCTGTATCAAGTGGCCGAGCGTTTCGTCGCCATGGGCACCCGCAAGATCCGCCTGACCGGCGGTGAGCCACTGGTGCGCAGCGGCATTGTCGAGCTGTGCACACGCGTCGCGGCGCTGCCGGGGTTGCGCGAGCTGTGCATGACCAGCAATGGCTCACAACTCGGACGCCTGGCCAAACCCTTGTTCGATGCCGGGCTGTCGCGCCTGAACATCAGCCTCGACAGCCTCGACCCGCAGCGCTTCAAAGCGCTTACCCGCACCGGCGATCTGCATCAGGTGATCGCTGGTATCGACGCCGCACACACAGCCGGCTTTCGCCGCACCAAACTCAATTGCGTGGTGCTCAAGGGCCGCAACGACGGCGAAATCAATGACCTGGTGCGCTTTGCCATCGACCGCGAGCTGGACATTTCCTTCATCGAAGAAATGCCTCTGGGGGTCATCAGTGAGCACCAGCGCAGCGAGTCCTACTGCTCGAGCGATGAAGTCCGCGCGCGCATCGCGGAACAATTCACCTTGATCGAATCGGCTGAATCCACCCAGGGCCCTTCACGTTACTGGCGCCTGGCCGAAGCGCCGCAGATTCGCATCGGTTTCATTTCGCCCCACAGCCATAACTTCTGCGGCAGCTGCAACCGCGTGCGCCTGACCGTCGAAGGCCGTTTGTTGCTGTGTCTGGGCAACGAGCACGCCAGCGACCTGAAGCAGGTGCTGCGCGCGCACCCCGGCGACAGCGCCCGGCTGGACAAGGCCATTCGCGACGCCATGACCCTCAAGCCCTACCGTCACCACTTCGACATCAACGGCGACGTGCAGATCCTGCGCTTCATGAACATGACCGGCGGCTAA
- a CDS encoding bestrophin family protein: protein MIVHPKPNLLNVLISLKGSIAKRIARRTVMVTALASLIVLIENLHPALFSRVNATPFTLLGISLSIFMSFRNNACYERWWEGRKAWGQVIIEIRSFIRESCIITDRQLRESLLLNLCGYAHALNARLRGEDEQHVARKWVPGVSALPAHNISDAILQETGRICSRLAEENTISEWRYMALEQRLHGLSEAQAVCERIKSTPLPFPYTLLLHRTIYIFCVLLPFAMAQPLGWLAPIFTAIVSYTFFGLDAISDELEDPFGHDENDLPTDAMVRTIEREILSAAGHTDLPAPLQPVDFVLS, encoded by the coding sequence ATGATCGTTCACCCCAAACCCAACCTGCTCAACGTCCTGATCTCCCTCAAAGGTTCGATAGCCAAGCGCATCGCCCGGCGCACTGTCATGGTCACCGCACTGGCTTCGCTGATCGTCCTGATCGAGAACCTGCACCCGGCGCTGTTTTCCCGGGTCAACGCCACGCCCTTCACGTTGCTCGGCATCTCGCTGTCGATTTTCATGAGCTTTCGCAACAACGCCTGCTACGAGCGCTGGTGGGAAGGCCGCAAAGCCTGGGGTCAGGTGATCATCGAAATACGCTCGTTCATTCGCGAAAGCTGCATCATCACCGATCGGCAACTGCGCGAAAGCCTGCTGCTGAATCTGTGCGGTTATGCCCATGCGCTGAACGCCAGGTTACGAGGCGAAGACGAACAGCACGTCGCGCGCAAATGGGTGCCTGGTGTATCCGCCCTGCCCGCTCACAACATCAGCGATGCAATCCTGCAAGAGACAGGCAGGATCTGTTCGCGTCTGGCCGAAGAAAACACCATCAGTGAATGGCGCTACATGGCACTTGAGCAGCGCTTGCATGGGCTGTCCGAAGCCCAGGCCGTTTGTGAGCGGATCAAAAGCACACCCTTGCCCTTCCCCTACACCTTGCTGCTGCACCGCACGATCTACATCTTCTGCGTGCTGCTGCCGTTCGCCATGGCCCAGCCGCTGGGTTGGCTGGCGCCGATCTTCACGGCGATTGTCAGCTACACCTTCTTCGGCCTGGACGCCATCAGCGATGAACTGGAAGACCCGTTCGGGCACGATGAAAACGACCTGCCTACCGATGCCATGGTGCGTACGATCGAACGGGAAATTCTCTCAGCAGCAGGTCACACCGACCTGCCCGCGCCCCTGCAGCCAGTGGACTTCGTCCTCAGTTGA
- the moaB gene encoding molybdenum cofactor biosynthesis protein B produces the protein MSVKMDAVFVPVNIAVLTVSDTRTFATDTSGELLATRAVEMGHRLVARELVKDDVYKIRAQVATWIADDQVQVVLVTGGTGFTARDSTPEAVACLLDKHIDGFGELFRALSILDIGTSTVQTRALAGLANGTLVCCLPGSTGACRTAWEGILAEQLDARHRPCNFVAHLKPGNLCGSRQEQ, from the coding sequence ATGAGTGTGAAAATGGATGCGGTTTTTGTACCGGTCAACATCGCCGTACTGACCGTCAGTGATACCCGCACTTTTGCGACCGACACCTCCGGCGAATTGCTGGCGACTCGCGCCGTGGAAATGGGCCATCGCCTGGTGGCCCGTGAGCTGGTCAAGGACGATGTCTACAAAATCCGTGCGCAGGTGGCGACCTGGATCGCCGACGACCAGGTGCAGGTGGTGCTGGTGACCGGTGGCACCGGTTTTACCGCCCGCGACAGCACCCCCGAGGCGGTGGCCTGTTTGCTCGACAAGCATATCGACGGATTTGGCGAGTTGTTCCGTGCCTTGTCGATCCTCGATATCGGTACCTCCACGGTGCAGACCCGCGCTTTGGCCGGGCTGGCCAATGGCACGCTGGTGTGCTGCCTGCCGGGCTCGACCGGTGCCTGCCGCACGGCGTGGGAAGGCATCCTGGCCGAGCAGCTCGATGCCCGTCACCGTCCCTGCAACTTTGTTGCCCACCTCAAGCCCGGCAATCTGTGTGGGTCGCGTCAAGAGCAATGA
- a CDS encoding LysR family transcriptional regulator translates to MDIKQLKFLIALDQTRHFGQAAALCHVTQPTLSMRLRNLEDELDLVLVTRGQRFEGFTEAGERILAWARTLLAAYDGLQAEAASCRGQIVGNLRLGMVPLSSINPMSFLTPLAQRYPELHFQLSSLSSEQVIDGLSRNQLDLGICYLDQINTSFFEVIELGATSMGLLYDTRHYHFDQPELPWEAVSDIPLGMLSKGMHYRQSVDLSFRSRGLHPQPVLESDSTYQLIQAICAGICCAIMPLHSGLDELSEHIRIVPIASASVHAPIGLLLRRSEPRSALAEKCFAEVKALLDSH, encoded by the coding sequence ATGGACATCAAACAACTCAAGTTTCTCATCGCCCTGGATCAGACCAGACACTTCGGCCAGGCCGCTGCGCTGTGCCACGTCACCCAGCCGACGCTGTCCATGCGCCTGCGCAACCTGGAGGACGAGCTGGACCTGGTGCTGGTAACCCGCGGCCAACGTTTTGAAGGTTTCACCGAAGCCGGCGAGCGCATTCTGGCCTGGGCCCGGACCCTGCTGGCGGCCTACGACGGCCTGCAGGCCGAAGCTGCCAGCTGCCGCGGGCAGATCGTCGGCAACCTGCGCCTGGGCATGGTGCCGTTGTCGAGCATCAACCCGATGAGCTTCCTCACGCCCCTGGCCCAGCGCTACCCAGAGCTGCATTTCCAGCTCTCGTCACTGAGCTCGGAACAGGTCATCGATGGTTTGAGCCGCAACCAGCTCGACCTCGGTATCTGCTATCTGGACCAGATCAACACCAGCTTCTTCGAGGTCATCGAACTGGGCGCTACCAGCATGGGCCTGCTGTACGACACGCGCCACTACCACTTTGACCAGCCCGAACTGCCGTGGGAGGCAGTCAGCGATATACCCCTGGGGATGCTGTCCAAGGGCATGCACTACCGCCAGTCAGTCGACCTGAGTTTCAGAAGCCGGGGCCTGCACCCGCAACCGGTGCTGGAGAGCGACTCCACCTACCAGTTGATCCAGGCGATCTGCGCCGGCATCTGCTGCGCGATCATGCCGCTGCACAGCGGCCTGGATGAACTGAGCGAGCACATTCGTATCGTGCCGATTGCCAGCGCCAGCGTGCATGCTCCGATCGGCCTGCTGCTGCGCCGTAGCGAACCGCGCTCGGCCCTCGCGGAGAAGTGCTTTGCCGAAGTCAAAGCACTGCTCGACAGCCACTGA
- a CDS encoding Dyp-type peroxidase: MPEITPEPQAVCSPITRSAIFIVATLKPGPEAAECVRGWCADVAGLTRSVGKRVPGGNLSCVCGFADSAWDRLFGDPRPAALHPFREFGPEQRRALATPGDLLLHIRAEHMDLCFELATQLMAALGGAVTVVDEVQGFRYFDMRSIIGFVDGTENPVGRKAEHFTLIGAEDPAFSAGSYVLVQKYLHNMQAWNALTVEAQEGVIGRTKLSDIELDESVKPSSSHSALTVLEEDGEEVKILRDNMPFGRPGAGEFGTYFIGYARSPEPIEQMLENMFVGKPAGNYDRLLDFSTAVTGGLFFVPSADVLEALAERTG, from the coding sequence ATGCCGGAAATAACGCCTGAACCTCAAGCGGTCTGCAGCCCGATCACTCGCAGCGCGATCTTCATTGTCGCCACGCTCAAGCCCGGGCCTGAAGCTGCCGAATGTGTACGCGGATGGTGTGCCGATGTCGCCGGGCTGACCCGTTCGGTGGGCAAGCGCGTGCCGGGCGGCAACCTCTCGTGCGTCTGCGGCTTTGCTGACAGCGCCTGGGACCGCTTGTTCGGTGATCCGCGTCCGGCGGCCTTGCACCCCTTTCGCGAGTTCGGTCCAGAGCAGCGCCGTGCCCTGGCAACGCCGGGTGACCTGCTGTTGCACATCCGCGCCGAACACATGGACCTGTGCTTCGAGCTGGCCACGCAATTGATGGCGGCGCTGGGCGGTGCGGTGACCGTGGTCGATGAAGTTCAGGGTTTTCGTTATTTCGACATGCGCAGCATCATCGGGTTTGTCGACGGCACGGAAAACCCGGTCGGGCGCAAGGCAGAGCACTTCACCCTGATTGGCGCTGAAGACCCGGCCTTCAGCGCAGGCAGTTATGTGTTGGTGCAGAAGTACCTGCACAACATGCAGGCGTGGAACGCGCTGACTGTCGAGGCTCAGGAAGGCGTGATCGGCCGTACCAAACTGTCTGATATCGAACTCGACGAATCGGTCAAACCCAGTAGCTCGCACAGCGCGTTGACGGTCCTTGAGGAGGACGGCGAGGAAGTGAAGATCCTGCGCGACAACATGCCGTTCGGCCGCCCTGGTGCCGGGGAGTTCGGCACCTACTTCATTGGCTATGCGCGTTCTCCCGAGCCGATCGAGCAGATGCTCGAAAACATGTTTGTCGGTAAACCTGCAGGTAACTACGACCGCTTGCTCGACTTCAGTACGGCGGTCACCGGTGGCCTGTTTTTCGTGCCTTCAGCCGATGTGCTCGAAGCGCTTGCCGAGCGCACCGGCTAA
- a CDS encoding helix-turn-helix transcriptional regulator, translating into MFEGLGRTQQDLLSALLYTAAGMSIEELASQLSVTRTAVRQHLAALERDALVVRGDLRATGRRPEQLYRLSAHGRELFPRHYHLLANLLIDEVASLIGHEALVQLMRSLGEKMAADLSATRLDEQQIAAHMKDVGYESEVFFRSGGAPAQIVAHNCVFHQLAEAHPEVCELDLALIGSLGGGKVQHLECMLRGGQVCRFELTRKPS; encoded by the coding sequence ATGTTCGAAGGTCTGGGACGTACCCAACAGGATCTGCTTTCAGCCTTGCTGTATACGGCTGCCGGCATGAGCATCGAAGAACTGGCCAGCCAGCTGTCGGTCACCCGCACGGCGGTGCGTCAGCACCTGGCGGCCCTGGAACGTGACGCTCTGGTGGTGCGCGGCGATCTGCGCGCCACTGGCCGCCGCCCCGAGCAGTTGTATCGCCTCAGCGCGCATGGCAGGGAGTTGTTCCCGCGCCACTATCACTTGCTGGCCAACCTGTTGATCGATGAAGTCGCCAGCCTGATCGGCCACGAAGCGCTGGTGCAGTTGATGCGCAGTCTGGGCGAGAAAATGGCCGCGGACCTGAGCGCTACCCGGCTCGATGAACAGCAGATCGCTGCGCACATGAAAGATGTCGGCTATGAATCCGAAGTATTTTTCCGCTCCGGGGGCGCGCCTGCACAAATCGTCGCCCACAACTGCGTATTTCATCAGCTGGCCGAAGCTCACCCTGAAGTCTGTGAGCTCGACCTGGCGCTGATCGGCAGCCTTGGCGGGGGTAAGGTGCAGCACCTGGAATGCATGCTGCGCGGTGGACAGGTGTGTCGCTTCGAGCTGACGCGCAAACCCTCATAG
- a CDS encoding TOBE domain-containing protein — translation MTIKAINVRNQFKGTVKETIEGPVVSEIDVQTSAGIVTSVITTRSVHELELRVGSEVIAFVKSTEVSIAKL, via the coding sequence ATGACCATCAAGGCGATCAACGTACGCAATCAGTTCAAGGGCACGGTCAAGGAGACCATCGAAGGGCCAGTGGTGTCGGAAATCGATGTGCAGACCTCCGCAGGTATTGTCACCTCGGTGATCACCACCCGTTCGGTGCACGAGCTGGAGTTGCGGGTGGGCAGTGAAGTGATTGCCTTCGTCAAATCCACCGAGGTGTCGATCGCCAAGCTATGA
- the fdnG gene encoding formate dehydrogenase-N subunit alpha: MGLGRRQFFKLCTAGVATATCATLGFAPGMAQATQSRQYKLLRAKETRNNCTYCSVGCGILMYSLGDGAKNAKARIFHIEGDPDHPVSRGSLCPKGAGLVDYVHSEQRLLFPEYRAPGSDKWQRISWDHAIERIARLMKDDRDANFIEKNAKGTTVNRWLSTGMLCSSAASSETGSLDQRFTRALGILGTDSQARVCHAPTVSALAPTFGRGAMTNNWVDIKNANVVLIMGGNPAEAHPVGFKWVIEAKIRNGAKVIVVDPRFNRSAAVADIYSPIRAGSDVTFLMGVVNYLISNDKVQHEYVRHYTNASLIVREDYHFDDGLFSGYDENKRSYDRSSWTYELDEKGYAKRDLSLSHPRCVWNLLKAHVSRYTPEVVTNICGTPKDDFLQICAILASTCVPDRTATFLYALGWTHHTNGAQMIRGSGMIQLLLGNIGMAGGGVNALRGHSNIQGYTDLGLLSLRLPGYMNLPSDQQTTLASYLKQTTPTALLEDQVNYYKHTPKFFISLMKSLWGDKATADNDWGFDWLPKWDDSYDVLNYSNRMYEGKVNGYIAQGFNPVAAFPDKNKAQAALAKLKFLVIIDPLATETSSFWQNHGEQHDVDSAAIQTEVFRLPSSCFAEEDGSIVNSGRWLQWHWAGAAPPGEAWHDGKILGHLFMKIRELYEKEGGANPAPILNMAWDYADPYDPKPEEVAKESNGRALADLHDEQGKLILRKGQLLDDFSQLRDDGSTQCFNWIFAGSWTEQGNQMARRDNADSGLGCTPGWAWAWPQNRRILYNRASADPQGKPWDPKRKLIGWDGQRWSGVDVPDFAVTAAPGGKVNPFIMLPEGLGRLFSVGALNDGPFPEHYEPTESPLAHNPLHPKVTYSPTARVYESDRKRMGKREDFPYVATTYSITELFRHWTKHARLNAIVQPEQFIEIGEKLANDKGIVQGDTVKVSTQRGYIKAKAVVTKRIRRLAIDGQDVDTIGIPCHWGYEGATRKGFLANTLTPGVGDSNTQTPEYKAFLVNIEKV, encoded by the coding sequence ATGGGACTTGGCAGACGTCAGTTCTTCAAGCTCTGTACCGCCGGGGTCGCCACCGCCACCTGCGCGACCCTGGGTTTTGCCCCCGGCATGGCCCAGGCCACCCAGTCGCGCCAGTACAAGCTGTTGCGCGCCAAGGAAACCCGCAACAACTGCACCTACTGTTCAGTGGGTTGCGGGATTCTCATGTACAGCCTGGGTGACGGCGCAAAGAACGCCAAGGCGCGCATCTTCCACATCGAAGGCGACCCGGATCACCCGGTCAGCCGCGGCTCGTTGTGCCCGAAAGGCGCAGGTCTGGTGGACTACGTGCACAGTGAGCAGCGCCTGCTGTTCCCCGAATACCGCGCACCGGGTTCGGACAAGTGGCAGCGCATCAGCTGGGACCACGCCATCGAGCGCATCGCCCGCCTGATGAAGGACGACCGCGACGCCAACTTCATCGAGAAGAACGCCAAGGGCACCACGGTCAACCGCTGGCTGAGTACCGGCATGCTCTGCTCCTCGGCCGCCAGCAGCGAAACCGGCTCGCTGGACCAGCGCTTTACCCGCGCACTGGGCATTCTCGGCACCGACAGCCAGGCGCGCGTCTGCCACGCCCCGACCGTCTCGGCCCTGGCGCCGACCTTCGGCCGTGGCGCGATGACCAACAACTGGGTCGACATCAAGAACGCCAACGTGGTGCTGATCATGGGCGGCAACCCGGCCGAGGCGCACCCGGTGGGCTTCAAATGGGTGATCGAGGCGAAGATTCGCAACGGCGCCAAGGTCATCGTCGTTGACCCGCGCTTCAACCGCAGTGCTGCAGTGGCCGACATCTACTCGCCGATCCGTGCCGGCTCCGACGTGACCTTCCTGATGGGCGTGGTCAATTACCTAATCAGCAACGACAAGGTCCAGCACGAGTACGTGCGCCACTACACCAATGCCAGCCTGATCGTGCGCGAGGACTACCACTTCGACGACGGCCTGTTCAGCGGCTACGACGAGAACAAGCGCAGCTACGACCGCAGCTCCTGGACCTACGAGCTCGACGAAAAAGGCTACGCCAAGCGCGACCTGAGCCTCAGCCACCCGCGCTGTGTGTGGAACCTGCTCAAGGCGCACGTCAGCCGCTATACGCCTGAAGTGGTCACCAACATCTGCGGTACGCCCAAGGATGATTTCCTGCAGATCTGCGCGATCCTCGCCAGCACCTGCGTGCCGGACCGCACCGCCACCTTCCTCTACGCCCTGGGCTGGACCCACCACACCAACGGCGCGCAGATGATCCGTGGCTCGGGCATGATCCAGCTGCTGCTGGGCAACATCGGCATGGCCGGTGGCGGGGTCAACGCCCTGCGTGGCCACTCCAACATCCAGGGCTACACCGACCTGGGCCTGCTGTCGCTGCGCCTGCCTGGCTACATGAACCTGCCGTCCGACCAGCAGACTACCCTGGCCAGCTACCTCAAGCAGACCACGCCGACGGCGCTGCTGGAAGATCAGGTCAACTACTACAAGCACACGCCGAAGTTTTTCATCAGCCTGATGAAAAGCCTCTGGGGTGACAAGGCCACTGCCGACAACGACTGGGGCTTCGACTGGCTGCCCAAGTGGGACGACAGCTACGACGTGCTCAACTACAGCAACCGCATGTACGAAGGCAAGGTCAACGGCTACATCGCCCAGGGTTTCAACCCGGTGGCGGCCTTCCCGGACAAGAACAAGGCCCAGGCGGCACTGGCCAAGCTCAAGTTCCTGGTCATCATCGACCCGCTGGCCACCGAGACCTCGAGTTTCTGGCAGAACCACGGCGAACAGCACGATGTCGACAGCGCCGCGATCCAGACCGAAGTGTTCCGCCTGCCCTCCTCCTGCTTTGCCGAAGAAGACGGCTCGATCGTCAACTCCGGACGCTGGTTGCAGTGGCACTGGGCCGGTGCCGCACCACCCGGCGAGGCCTGGCACGACGGCAAGATCCTCGGCCATCTGTTCATGAAAATCCGTGAACTGTACGAAAAAGAAGGCGGTGCCAACCCGGCGCCAATTCTCAACATGGCCTGGGACTACGCCGACCCGTACGACCCCAAACCCGAGGAAGTGGCCAAGGAATCCAACGGTCGCGCGCTAGCCGACCTGCACGACGAACAAGGCAAGCTGATCCTGCGCAAGGGCCAGTTGCTCGACGATTTCTCGCAACTGCGCGATGACGGCAGCACCCAGTGCTTCAACTGGATCTTCGCCGGCTCCTGGACCGAACAAGGCAACCAGATGGCCCGTCGCGACAACGCCGACAGTGGTCTGGGCTGCACCCCGGGCTGGGCCTGGGCCTGGCCGCAGAACCGGCGCATCCTCTACAACCGCGCTTCGGCCGACCCGCAGGGCAAGCCGTGGGACCCGAAACGCAAACTGATCGGCTGGGACGGTCAACGCTGGAGCGGCGTCGACGTGCCTGACTTCGCCGTTACCGCGGCACCGGGTGGCAAGGTCAATCCGTTCATCATGCTGCCTGAAGGCCTGGGACGGCTGTTCTCGGTCGGTGCCCTGAACGACGGCCCATTCCCTGAACACTACGAGCCGACCGAAAGCCCGCTGGCGCACAACCCGCTGCACCCGAAGGTGACCTACAGCCCGACGGCGCGCGTGTACGAAAGCGACCGCAAACGCATGGGCAAACGTGAAGATTTCCCCTATGTGGCAACCACCTACTCGATCACCGAGCTGTTCCGTCACTGGACCAAGCACGCGCGGCTGAACGCCATCGTCCAGCCCGAGCAGTTCATTGAGATCGGCGAAAAGCTGGCCAACGACAAAGGCATCGTTCAGGGCGACACGGTCAAGGTCAGCACCCAACGCGGCTACATCAAGGCCAAGGCGGTGGTGACCAAACGCATCCGGCGTCTGGCCATCGATGGCCAGGATGTCGACACCATCGGCATCCCCTGCCACTGGGGTTACGAAGGCGCGACCCGCAAGGGTTTCCTGGCCAACACCCTGACCCCGGGCGTCGGCGATTCGAACACCCAGACGCCCGAGTACAAGGCGTTTCTCGTGAACATTGAAAAGGTCTGA